The Arvicanthis niloticus isolate mArvNil1 chromosome 2, mArvNil1.pat.X, whole genome shotgun sequence genome includes a window with the following:
- the Ptges2 gene encoding prostaglandin E synthase 2, whose product MAQAARVAWVLVSGRCTLSEGLLTRPWQPLSAQSRAGFTRAAAGSQGAAVRKGSPRLLGAAALALGGALGLYHTVRWHQRSQDLRAEHSAAQLSLSNRLQLTLYQYKTCPFCSKVRAFLDFHSLPYQVVEVNPVRRTEIKFSSYRKVPILVAQEGDSLQQLNDSSVIISALKTYLVSGQPLEEVITYYPPMKAMNDQGKEVTEFCNKYWLMLDEKEAQQMYGGKEARTEEMKWRQWADDWLVHLISPNVYRTPAEALASFDYIVREGKFGALEATMAKYVGAAAMYLISKRLKSRHHLQDDVRVDLYEAANKWVTAVGKDRPFMGGQKPNLADLAVYGVLRVMEGLEAFDDLMRHSRIQPWYLRMERAIEEAPSVHCVPPSCKD is encoded by the exons ATGGCCCAGGCAGCGCGCGTTGCGTGGGTTCTTGTCTCTGGCCGGTGCACCCTGTCTGAGGGGCTGCTCACACGGCCCTGGCAGCCACTCTCCGCACAGAGCCGGGCCGGCTTCACCAGGGCGGCGGCCGGAAGCCAGGGAGCCGCGGTCCGCAAGGGGAGCCCGCGATTGCTGGGGGCGGCGGCGCTGGCCCTGGGCGGTGCGCTCGGGCTGTACCACACCGTGCGGTGGCACCAGCGTTCCCAGGACCTCCGCGCGGAGCACTCGGCTGCGCAG TTGTCCCTGTCCAACCGCCTGCAGCTGACCCTGTACCAGTACAAGACATGTCCCTTCTGCAGCAAAGTCCGTGCCTTCCTTGACTTCCACTCCCTACCCTATCAGGTAGTGGAGGTGAATCCTGTGAGAAGGACTGAGATCAAATTCTCCTCCTACAGGAAGGTGCCCATTCTGGTGGCCCAGGAAGGAGACAGCTTG cAACAGCTCAATGACTCCTCAGTCATCATTAGCGCCCTCAAAACCTACCTGGTTTCAGG GCAGCCCCTGGAAGAGGTCATCACTTATTACCCACCCATGAAGGCCATGAATGACCAGGGCAAGGAGGTGACAGAGTTCTGCAACAAGTACTGGCTCATGTTGGACGAGAAGGAGGCCCAGCAGATGTATGGCGGGAAGGAAGCCCGGAC GGAGGAGATGAAGTGGCGGCAGTGGGCAGATGACTGGCTGGTGCACCTCATCTCTCCCAACGTGTACCGAACACCTGCTGAGGCCTTGGCTTCCTTCGACTACATTGTCCGTGAGGGCAAGTTTGGGGCTCTGGAGGCCACCATGGCCAAGTATGTGGGTGCAGCCGCCATGTACCTCATCAGCAAGCGCCTCAAAAGCAG GCACCACCTGCAGGATGATGTACGGGTAGACCTCTATGAAGCAGCCAACAAGTGGGTGACAGCTGTGGGCAAAGACCGGCCGTTCATGGGGGGTCAGAAGCCTAACCTTGCTGACCTG GCAGTGTATGGCGTGCTGCGAGTGATGGAGGGTCTGGAGGCCTTTGACGACCTGATGCGACACTCACGCATCCAGCCGTGGTACCTTCGGATGGAGCGGGCCATTGAAGAAGCCCCCTCGGTGCATTGTGTCCCCCCTAGCTGCAAGGACTAG
- the Slc25a25 gene encoding mitochondrial adenyl nucleotide antiporter SLC25A25 isoform X6, which produces MLCLCLYVPIAGEAQTEFQYFESKGLPAELKSIFKLSVFIPSQEFSTYRQWKQKIVQAGDKDLDGQLDFEEFVHYLQDHEKKLRLVFKSLDKKNDGRIDAQEIMQSLRDLGVKISEQQAEKILKSMDKNGTMTIDWNEWRDYHLLHPVENIPEIILYWKHSTIFDVGENLTVPDEFTVEERQTGMWWRHLVAGGGAGAVSRTCTAPLDRLKVLMQVHASRSNNMCIVGGFTQMIREGGAKSLWRGNGINVLKIAPESAIKFMAYEQMKRLVGSDQETLRIHERLVAGSLAGAIAQSSIYPMEVLKTRMALRKTGQYSGMLDCARRILAKEGVAAFYKGYIPNMLGIIPYAGIDLAVYETLKNTWLQRYAVNSADPGVFVLLACGTISSTCGQLASYPLALVRTRMQAQASIEGAPEVTMSSLFKQILRTEGAFGLYRGLAPNFMKVIPAVSISYVVYENLKITLGVQSR; this is translated from the exons ATGCTCTGCCTGTGCCTGTATGTGCCCATTGCCGGGGAGGCTCAGACGGAGTTCCAATACTTTGAGTCCAAGGGGCTTCCTGCCGAGCTGAAATCCATCTTCAAACTCAGTGTCTTTATCCCCTCTCAAGAGTTCTCCACGTACCGCCAATGGAAACAG AAAATTGTGCAAGCAGGTGACAAGGACCTTGATGGGCAACTGGACTTTGAAGAATTTGTACATTACCTCCAAGATCATGAGAAAAAACTGAGGCTGGTGTTCAAGAGTCTGGACAAAAAGAATGATG GGCGAATCGATGCACAGGAGATCATGCAGTCTCTGCGGGACCTGGGTGTCAAGATCTCTGAACAGCAGGCAGAGAAGATTCTTAAGAG CATGGATAAGAATGGCACGATGACCATTGACTGGAACGAGTGGAGGGACTACCACCTCCTGCACCCTGTGGAGAACATCCCCGAGATCATCCTGTACTGGAAGCACTCGACG ATCTTCGATGTCGGTGAGAATCTGACAGTCCCAGATGAGTTCACAGTAGAGGAGAGACAGACGGGGATGTGGTGGAGGCACCTGGTGGCAGGAGGTGGGGCAGGGGCAGTTTCCAGAACCTGCACTGCCCCCCTGGACAGACTGAAGGTGCTCATGCAG GTCCATGCCTCCCGCAGCAACAACATGTGCATCGTAGGTGGATTCACACAGATGATTCGAGAAGGGGGAGCCAAGTCACTCTGGCGCGGCAATGGCATCAACGTCCTCAAAATTGCCCCTGAGTCGGCCATCAAATTTATGGCATATGAGCAG atgAAACGCCTTGTTGGTAGTGATCAGGAGACGCTGAGGATCCATGAAAGGCTTGTGGCAGGCTCCTTGGCTGGGGCCATTGCCCAGAGTAGTATCTACCCAATGGAG GTTCTAAAGACCCGAATGGCCCTGCGGAAAACAGGCCAGTACTCGGGCATGTTGGACTGTGCCAGGAGGATCTTGGCTAAGGAGGGTGTAGCTGCCTTCTACAAAGGCTACATCCCCAACATGCTGGGAATCATCCCCTACGCTGGCATCGACCTGGCTGTCTACGAG ACATTGAAGAATACCTGGTTACAGCGCTACGCAGTAAATAGTGCAGACCCTGGTGTGTTTGTTCTCCTGGCCTGTGGCACTATCTCCAGTACCTGTGGCCAGCTGGCCAGCTACCCACTAGCCCTGGTCAGGACCCGGATGCAGGCACAAG CCTCTATTGAGGGTGCACCTGAGGTAACCATGAGCAGCCTCTTCAAACAGATTCTACGGACTGAGGGGGCCTTTGGGCTATACCGGGGGCTGGCCCCCAACTTCATGAAGGTGATTCCAGCTGTGAGCATCAGCTACGTGGTCTATGAGAACCTGAAGATTACCCTGGGCGTGCAGTCTCGGTGA
- the Slc25a25 gene encoding mitochondrial adenyl nucleotide antiporter SLC25A25 isoform X5 codes for MLCLCLYVPIAGEAQTEFQYFESKGLPAELKSIFKLSVFIPSQEFSTYRQWKQKIVQAGDKDLDGQLDFEEFVHYLQDHEKKLRLVFKSLDKKNDGRIDAQEIMQSLRDLGVKISEQQAEKILKRIRTGHFWGPVTYMDKNGTMTIDWNEWRDYHLLHPVENIPEIILYWKHSTIFDVGENLTVPDEFTVEERQTGMWWRHLVAGGGAGAVSRTCTAPLDRLKVLMQVHASRSNNMCIVGGFTQMIREGGAKSLWRGNGINVLKIAPESAIKFMAYEQMKRLVGSDQETLRIHERLVAGSLAGAIAQSSIYPMEVLKTRMALRKTGQYSGMLDCARRILAKEGVAAFYKGYIPNMLGIIPYAGIDLAVYETLKNTWLQRYAVNSADPGVFVLLACGTISSTCGQLASYPLALVRTRMQAQASIEGAPEVTMSSLFKQILRTEGAFGLYRGLAPNFMKVIPAVSISYVVYENLKITLGVQSR; via the exons ATGCTCTGCCTGTGCCTGTATGTGCCCATTGCCGGGGAGGCTCAGACGGAGTTCCAATACTTTGAGTCCAAGGGGCTTCCTGCCGAGCTGAAATCCATCTTCAAACTCAGTGTCTTTATCCCCTCTCAAGAGTTCTCCACGTACCGCCAATGGAAACAG AAAATTGTGCAAGCAGGTGACAAGGACCTTGATGGGCAACTGGACTTTGAAGAATTTGTACATTACCTCCAAGATCATGAGAAAAAACTGAGGCTGGTGTTCAAGAGTCTGGACAAAAAGAATGATG GGCGAATCGATGCACAGGAGATCATGCAGTCTCTGCGGGACCTGGGTGTCAAGATCTCTGAACAGCAGGCAGAGAAGATTCTTAAGAG aATACGGACGGGCCACTTCTGGGGCCCTGTCACTTA CATGGATAAGAATGGCACGATGACCATTGACTGGAACGAGTGGAGGGACTACCACCTCCTGCACCCTGTGGAGAACATCCCCGAGATCATCCTGTACTGGAAGCACTCGACG ATCTTCGATGTCGGTGAGAATCTGACAGTCCCAGATGAGTTCACAGTAGAGGAGAGACAGACGGGGATGTGGTGGAGGCACCTGGTGGCAGGAGGTGGGGCAGGGGCAGTTTCCAGAACCTGCACTGCCCCCCTGGACAGACTGAAGGTGCTCATGCAG GTCCATGCCTCCCGCAGCAACAACATGTGCATCGTAGGTGGATTCACACAGATGATTCGAGAAGGGGGAGCCAAGTCACTCTGGCGCGGCAATGGCATCAACGTCCTCAAAATTGCCCCTGAGTCGGCCATCAAATTTATGGCATATGAGCAG atgAAACGCCTTGTTGGTAGTGATCAGGAGACGCTGAGGATCCATGAAAGGCTTGTGGCAGGCTCCTTGGCTGGGGCCATTGCCCAGAGTAGTATCTACCCAATGGAG GTTCTAAAGACCCGAATGGCCCTGCGGAAAACAGGCCAGTACTCGGGCATGTTGGACTGTGCCAGGAGGATCTTGGCTAAGGAGGGTGTAGCTGCCTTCTACAAAGGCTACATCCCCAACATGCTGGGAATCATCCCCTACGCTGGCATCGACCTGGCTGTCTACGAG ACATTGAAGAATACCTGGTTACAGCGCTACGCAGTAAATAGTGCAGACCCTGGTGTGTTTGTTCTCCTGGCCTGTGGCACTATCTCCAGTACCTGTGGCCAGCTGGCCAGCTACCCACTAGCCCTGGTCAGGACCCGGATGCAGGCACAAG CCTCTATTGAGGGTGCACCTGAGGTAACCATGAGCAGCCTCTTCAAACAGATTCTACGGACTGAGGGGGCCTTTGGGCTATACCGGGGGCTGGCCCCCAACTTCATGAAGGTGATTCCAGCTGTGAGCATCAGCTACGTGGTCTATGAGAACCTGAAGATTACCCTGGGCGTGCAGTCTCGGTGA
- the Slc25a25 gene encoding mitochondrial adenyl nucleotide antiporter SLC25A25 isoform X7: protein MQSLRDLGVKISEQQAEKILKRIRTGHFWGPVTYMDKNGTMTIDWNEWRDYHLLHPVENIPEIILYWKHSTIFDVGENLTVPDEFTVEERQTGMWWRHLVAGGGAGAVSRTCTAPLDRLKVLMQVHASRSNNMCIVGGFTQMIREGGAKSLWRGNGINVLKIAPESAIKFMAYEQMKRLVGSDQETLRIHERLVAGSLAGAIAQSSIYPMEVLKTRMALRKTGQYSGMLDCARRILAKEGVAAFYKGYIPNMLGIIPYAGIDLAVYETLKNTWLQRYAVNSADPGVFVLLACGTISSTCGQLASYPLALVRTRMQAQASIEGAPEVTMSSLFKQILRTEGAFGLYRGLAPNFMKVIPAVSISYVVYENLKITLGVQSR, encoded by the exons ATGCAGTCTCTGCGGGACCTGGGTGTCAAGATCTCTGAACAGCAGGCAGAGAAGATTCTTAAGAG aATACGGACGGGCCACTTCTGGGGCCCTGTCACTTA CATGGATAAGAATGGCACGATGACCATTGACTGGAACGAGTGGAGGGACTACCACCTCCTGCACCCTGTGGAGAACATCCCCGAGATCATCCTGTACTGGAAGCACTCGACG ATCTTCGATGTCGGTGAGAATCTGACAGTCCCAGATGAGTTCACAGTAGAGGAGAGACAGACGGGGATGTGGTGGAGGCACCTGGTGGCAGGAGGTGGGGCAGGGGCAGTTTCCAGAACCTGCACTGCCCCCCTGGACAGACTGAAGGTGCTCATGCAG GTCCATGCCTCCCGCAGCAACAACATGTGCATCGTAGGTGGATTCACACAGATGATTCGAGAAGGGGGAGCCAAGTCACTCTGGCGCGGCAATGGCATCAACGTCCTCAAAATTGCCCCTGAGTCGGCCATCAAATTTATGGCATATGAGCAG atgAAACGCCTTGTTGGTAGTGATCAGGAGACGCTGAGGATCCATGAAAGGCTTGTGGCAGGCTCCTTGGCTGGGGCCATTGCCCAGAGTAGTATCTACCCAATGGAG GTTCTAAAGACCCGAATGGCCCTGCGGAAAACAGGCCAGTACTCGGGCATGTTGGACTGTGCCAGGAGGATCTTGGCTAAGGAGGGTGTAGCTGCCTTCTACAAAGGCTACATCCCCAACATGCTGGGAATCATCCCCTACGCTGGCATCGACCTGGCTGTCTACGAG ACATTGAAGAATACCTGGTTACAGCGCTACGCAGTAAATAGTGCAGACCCTGGTGTGTTTGTTCTCCTGGCCTGTGGCACTATCTCCAGTACCTGTGGCCAGCTGGCCAGCTACCCACTAGCCCTGGTCAGGACCCGGATGCAGGCACAAG CCTCTATTGAGGGTGCACCTGAGGTAACCATGAGCAGCCTCTTCAAACAGATTCTACGGACTGAGGGGGCCTTTGGGCTATACCGGGGGCTGGCCCCCAACTTCATGAAGGTGATTCCAGCTGTGAGCATCAGCTACGTGGTCTATGAGAACCTGAAGATTACCCTGGGCGTGCAGTCTCGGTGA